TGCGACTCATCCAGGAACATCCCATACTCGATTTCGAGCATGGGAAGAAGAAGAAAGTGCGTTTCACCTTCGACGGCAGCGAGATGGAAGGCTTCGAAGGAGAACCCATCGCCATGGCGCTTCACGCCGGAGGCGTGCGGATCTACCGTGAGACGCCGGAGATGAAGCGTCCCCGGGGATTCTTCTGCGCCATCGGCAAATGCTCGTCCTGCTTCATGGTCGTGGACGGAGTTCCGAACGTGCGGACCTGCATCATCCCCCTTCGCGAGGGCATGAGCGTCGAAACCCAGCGCGGCCGCGGCGAAGTGCGCAGCGAAGAGGAAAGGAGGGTTTGAGCGTGCGGACCACGGAAATCCTCGTCATCGGAGGCGGCCCCGCCGGCCTCTCCGCCGCCATCGAAGCCGCCACCCTCGGAGCGCAGGTCACCGTCGTCGACAGCGACTTGAAGCTCGGAGGCCAGCTCATCAAACAGACCCATAAATTCTTCGGTTCCAAGGACGAATACGCCGGAACCCGCGGGTACAAGATCGCCGACATCCTCTTCGACGACCTCAGGAAAAACGCCGACCGCATCGAAATCCTCTCCGACTGCACCGCCACCGGCTACTACCCCGAGGACGGCATCGTCACCTGCATGATCGGAGAAGAGAAATACTTCCGGATACGGCCCAAGAAAATCGTCGTCGCCACCGGAGCCCAGGAACGGCTCATCCCCTTCCCCGGCAACGACCTTCCCGGCGTCTACGGAGCCGGAGCCGTCCAGACCCTCATGAACGTCTACGGCGTCACCCCCGGCGACCGCGTCCTCATGGTCGGAGCCGGCAACATCGGCCTCATCGTCAGTTACCAGCTCCTTCAGGCCGGAGTCCAGGTGTGCGGCGTCGTCGAATTCATGCCCAAAGTCGGCGGATACTGGGTCCACGCCGCCAAGATCCGCCGTCTCGGCGTGCCCATCTACCTCCAGCACACCATCGTCGAAGCCCTCGGTGAACGCACCGTCACCGGCGCCATCATCGAGAACCTCGCCCCCGACTGCACCCCCGGCGGCAAACGCACCACCATCGACTGCGACATCATCTGCATGGCCGTCGGGCTCGCCCCCACCTGCGAACTCCTGTGGCAGGCCGGATGCGCCATGAAATTCATTCCCCAGCTCTGCGGACACGTCGCCCTTCGCGACCCCTCCATGCGGACCAGCCATCCCGACATCTGGATAGCCGGAGACGCCGCAGGAATCGAAGAAGCCTCCTCCGCCATGGTCGAAGGCCGCATCGCCGGACTCGGCGCAGCCGGAGCCTGCGGACACGGCACCCCCGAAGAACGCAAAGAGCGGTTTGCCCACTACAGCGAACGCCTTGCCGACCTCCGCGCCGGAGAAGTCGGCGAAAAGATCCGCATCGGCGTCAGCGCCGCCGGCGTCCAGAAATGGGAGGAATAGCCCCATGACCGACAACGAGAAGACCTTCAACAGCGGCATCCTCACCGGAGAGCGCCCCGGCGCCGTCCTTCCCCCCAAAGAGCTTTGGGAGACCAAGAAGAACGGCCTCGTCCTCATCGAGTGCCCCCAGCGCATCCCGTGCAACCCCTGCGCCACCAGCTGCCCCACCGGCGCAGTCATCCCCTTCGAGGACATCAACGACACCCCCCGGATCGACTACAGCAAATGCACCGGCTGCGCCCTGTGCGTCGCCAAGTGCCCCGGCCTCGCCTGCTTCGTCGCGGACCTTACCTGGGGAGAGAAGGAAGCCCTGTTGAAACTCCCCTACGAAATGCTTCCCGTCCCCGAGAAAGGGCAGACCGTCGCGTGTCTGAACCGCCAGGGCGACGAAGTGCACC
Above is a genomic segment from Aminiphilus circumscriptus DSM 16581 containing:
- a CDS encoding 4Fe-4S dicluster domain-containing protein, which codes for MTDNEKTFNSGILTGERPGAVLPPKELWETKKNGLVLIECPQRIPCNPCATSCPTGAVIPFEDINDTPRIDYSKCTGCALCVAKCPGLACFVADLTWGEKEALLKLPYEMLPVPEKGQTVACLNRQGDEVHRTQVVNVTQPWKDRTYVVSVAVPRELVSEVRAVKVV
- a CDS encoding NAD(P)/FAD-dependent oxidoreductase: MRTTEILVIGGGPAGLSAAIEAATLGAQVTVVDSDLKLGGQLIKQTHKFFGSKDEYAGTRGYKIADILFDDLRKNADRIEILSDCTATGYYPEDGIVTCMIGEEKYFRIRPKKIVVATGAQERLIPFPGNDLPGVYGAGAVQTLMNVYGVTPGDRVLMVGAGNIGLIVSYQLLQAGVQVCGVVEFMPKVGGYWVHAAKIRRLGVPIYLQHTIVEALGERTVTGAIIENLAPDCTPGGKRTTIDCDIICMAVGLAPTCELLWQAGCAMKFIPQLCGHVALRDPSMRTSHPDIWIAGDAAGIEEASSAMVEGRIAGLGAAGACGHGTPEERKERFAHYSERLADLRAGEVGEKIRIGVSAAGVQKWEE
- a CDS encoding (2Fe-2S)-binding protein, producing MRLIQEHPILDFEHGKKKKVRFTFDGSEMEGFEGEPIAMALHAGGVRIYRETPEMKRPRGFFCAIGKCSSCFMVVDGVPNVRTCIIPLREGMSVETQRGRGEVRSEEERRV